The Desulfobacterales bacterium genome has a segment encoding these proteins:
- a CDS encoding MoxR family ATPase, which produces MEEIRREVEQTSLLVSRIRQEIEKILVGQRKLVDGLLMGLFSKGHILIEGVPGLAKTSAVKALAATVRADFKRIQFTPDLLPADLIGTEVYRPETGEFTIKKGPIFHNIILADEINRAPSKVQSALLEAMQERQVTIGDATYPLADPFLVMATQNPIEQEGTYPLPEAQIDRFMLKLVIDYPDKSEEKEIMKRVGFEVPAEIHSVITPAQLDEIAGLIRRIYVDDKLKDYMVDLVFATRKPGDYHIDIADYIQFGASPRATIYLSQIARAYAFLQGRAYVTPQDIKTIAPDVLRHRIILTYEAEAEDVTTEQIIGRVFDSVPVP; this is translated from the coding sequence ATGGAAGAAATCAGACGGGAAGTGGAGCAAACAAGCCTGCTGGTGAGCCGGATCCGGCAGGAAATCGAAAAAATTTTAGTAGGCCAGCGCAAATTGGTGGACGGCTTGCTGATGGGCCTTTTTTCCAAGGGCCATATTCTTATCGAAGGCGTTCCGGGGCTTGCCAAAACCAGCGCCGTCAAGGCCTTGGCCGCCACCGTGCGGGCGGATTTCAAACGTATTCAGTTTACGCCGGATCTGTTGCCCGCGGACCTGATCGGTACCGAAGTCTACCGGCCTGAAACCGGCGAGTTTACGATCAAAAAAGGCCCGATTTTTCACAATATCATTCTGGCCGATGAAATTAACCGAGCCCCGTCCAAAGTCCAGTCCGCCCTGCTGGAGGCCATGCAGGAGCGCCAGGTCACCATCGGCGATGCCACCTATCCGCTGGCGGATCCGTTTCTCGTGATGGCCACCCAAAACCCCATTGAACAGGAGGGGACCTATCCGCTGCCCGAAGCACAGATAGATCGGTTCATGCTCAAACTGGTGATCGATTATCCGGACAAAAGCGAGGAAAAGGAGATTATGAAGCGTGTGGGCTTTGAAGTGCCCGCCGAGATTCATTCGGTGATTACACCGGCGCAGTTGGATGAGATCGCCGGGCTGATCCGAAGAATCTATGTGGATGACAAGCTGAAGGATTATATGGTGGATCTCGTGTTCGCCACTCGAAAGCCCGGTGATTACCATATCGACATCGCAGATTATATTCAGTTCGGCGCCTCTCCCAGGGCGACGATTTATCTGAGCCAGATCGCGCGGGCCTACGCCTTTTTGCAGGGCCGTGCTTATGTGACCCCTCAGGATATCAAAACCATCGCTCCGGATGTGCTGCGCCACCGGATTATTTTGACCTATGAAGCTGAAGCAGAGGATGTGACGACCGAGCAGATCATCGGCCGTGTATTTGATTCCGTGCCGGTGCCTTAA
- a CDS encoding DUF4381 family protein produces the protein MEMTDIHDIKPLLPVRLPVSIPGVLWYVLAGLVLAGLILAAWCYWRRKRRSPQNEVPERVRPPDEVAYEALDRLEAASGLTEKVFYFRLSAILRGYLSGRFGVDALEMTTEELLPAVERMAMERSHKSGIRALALFSDPVKFADIPAALSQMEKDLCFVRQLVKETSPAIEASAPAEQKD, from the coding sequence ATGGAAATGACGGATATTCACGATATCAAACCGCTCCTTCCGGTGCGGTTGCCGGTATCGATTCCGGGGGTGTTGTGGTATGTGCTGGCGGGCTTGGTACTGGCCGGTCTGATTTTGGCGGCCTGGTGTTACTGGCGGCGAAAACGGCGCTCTCCGCAAAACGAGGTGCCCGAGCGCGTGAGACCGCCGGATGAAGTCGCCTATGAGGCGCTTGATCGTCTGGAGGCGGCATCCGGGTTGACGGAAAAAGTGTTTTATTTTCGATTGTCCGCTATTTTGCGCGGGTATCTTTCCGGCCGGTTTGGTGTGGACGCACTTGAAATGACAACCGAAGAGCTTTTACCCGCCGTCGAGCGCATGGCAATGGAAAGATCGCACAAATCGGGGATCAGGGCGTTGGCGTTATTCAGTGATCCGGTGAAATTCGCCGACATACCGGCGGCCCTGTCACAAATGGAAAAAGACTTATGCTTTGTGAGACAGCTGGTGAAAGAGACGAGCCCCGCGATCGAGGCGAGCGCTCCGGCTGAACAGAAGGATTAA
- a CDS encoding DUF58 domain-containing protein, whose amino-acid sequence MLSPELIKKIKKIHIRSARRVNTMMAGQYKSVFRGSGIEFEEVREYTPGDDVKSIDWKVSARMGRPYIKRYREEREQRVMLLVDMSASGDFGTGETVKREMSAEIAAILAFNAIRNNDKVGAILFTDQVERYIPPQKGSAHVWRLIKEIFAFQPQHTGTDIQSAVHFLGRVGRKRGLVFLISDYLAADYAKPLKIAAKKHEFIGVLVSDPGDFRLPEAGLVLVEDLETGRTLWLDAGHEATRRRYEAGKFAEHLKAKEILKGADIDCIDISTAGSVTDALILYFRYREKIKRS is encoded by the coding sequence ATGCTTTCTCCGGAACTCATTAAAAAAATTAAGAAAATCCATATTCGCAGCGCCCGCAGGGTTAATACCATGATGGCGGGCCAGTATAAATCGGTGTTTCGGGGCTCCGGCATTGAATTCGAAGAGGTGCGCGAATACACTCCGGGGGATGACGTCAAAAGCATCGACTGGAAGGTGTCGGCCCGCATGGGACGGCCTTATATCAAGCGTTACCGGGAGGAGCGGGAGCAACGGGTGATGCTGCTGGTGGATATGAGCGCATCCGGCGATTTTGGAACCGGGGAAACCGTGAAACGGGAAATGTCGGCGGAAATCGCCGCTATCCTTGCCTTTAACGCCATTCGAAATAACGACAAGGTGGGGGCGATTCTATTTACCGACCAGGTGGAGCGCTACATTCCGCCCCAAAAGGGATCGGCCCATGTCTGGCGGTTGATTAAGGAGATTTTCGCCTTTCAGCCGCAACATACCGGCACCGATATTCAGAGTGCCGTGCATTTTCTGGGGCGGGTCGGCCGTAAACGGGGCCTTGTTTTTCTGATTTCCGATTATCTGGCCGCTGATTATGCCAAACCGCTCAAGATTGCCGCCAAAAAGCATGAATTTATCGGGGTGCTGGTGTCGGATCCCGGTGACTTCAGGTTGCCCGAAGCCGGGCTGGTGCTGGTGGAAGATCTGGAAACCGGCCGAACGCTTTGGCTGGACGCGGGCCACGAAGCCACCCGCCGCCGGTATGAAGCCGGAAAATTTGCGGAACATCTAAAGGCCAAAGAGATTCTCAAGGGGGCGGACATTGATTGCATCGATATCAGCACGGCAGGCTCCGTGACCGATGCCTTGATTCTATATTTTCGATATCGTGAAAAGATCAAGAGAAGCTGA
- a CDS encoding VWA domain-containing protein translates to MFRFADPYVLLLLAFLPVLVVYRKQKVKMPTLRVSGIAAIVHVPPSPFIRFAGGMLSLFKFTALVLMVLALARPQWGTRVVNVKTEGINILLAVDISESMGALDFEMKGNIVNRLEAVKNVIHRFVAKRSGDRIGMVVFGSNAYTQLPLTRDYNTLATILDRVQIGAAGKSTAIGDAIGISLKRLADIPGKSNIMILLTDGRSNSGELTPETAVEIAVAKGVRIYTIGVGREGEAPFRVNIPGYGERYVYQRVDIDENTLRMIAEKTNGAYFRAEDTKGLETIYDTIDRLEKTEATVKTYDSFRELYRYLLFPAFCFLAGWMVLTHTRFLRIP, encoded by the coding sequence ATGTTTCGCTTTGCCGACCCCTATGTTCTGTTGTTATTGGCTTTTCTTCCGGTGCTGGTGGTTTACCGGAAACAAAAGGTCAAAATGCCGACGCTGCGCGTTTCCGGGATCGCCGCTATCGTCCACGTCCCCCCGAGCCCCTTCATCCGCTTTGCCGGCGGCATGCTTTCTTTGTTCAAGTTCACGGCCCTGGTGCTTATGGTGCTGGCCCTTGCCAGACCCCAGTGGGGGACGCGCGTGGTGAATGTTAAAACCGAAGGAATTAACATCCTGCTGGCGGTGGATATTTCCGAGAGTATGGGGGCGCTGGATTTTGAAATGAAGGGCAACATCGTCAACCGGCTCGAAGCGGTCAAAAACGTGATTCACCGGTTTGTGGCCAAGCGCTCCGGCGACCGGATCGGCATGGTGGTTTTCGGCAGCAACGCCTACACGCAACTTCCCCTGACACGGGACTACAACACCCTTGCGACCATTCTCGATCGGGTGCAAATCGGTGCGGCCGGAAAAAGTACCGCCATCGGGGATGCGATCGGCATCTCCCTGAAGCGGCTTGCCGATATTCCCGGCAAATCCAATATCATGATTTTGCTCACGGACGGGCGCAGCAACAGCGGCGAACTGACGCCGGAAACAGCCGTTGAGATCGCGGTGGCCAAAGGGGTTCGCATTTATACCATCGGGGTGGGCCGAGAGGGGGAAGCGCCCTTTCGCGTGAATATTCCCGGCTACGGCGAAAGATATGTGTATCAGCGGGTGGACATCGATGAAAATACCCTGCGAATGATTGCGGAAAAAACCAATGGCGCCTATTTTCGCGCCGAAGATACAAAGGGGCTTGAAACAATATACGACACCATCGATCGCCTTGAAAAAACGGAAGCGACGGTGAAAACCTATGACAGTTTCCGGGAATTATACCGGTATTTGCTGTTTCCGGCCTTTTGCTTTTTGGCCGGGTGGATGGTATTGACCCATACAAGGTTTTTGAGAATACCATGA